The window TAAATGATGTCTATGAGCAGGAAGCTGATAGGGTGGCGGATCAAATCATAGGGATGGCAGATTCATTAATGCAGGCAGAAAATGAACAACCGAGTGCTGGAATCAATATTCAAAGGATCACATCAGATCATAACGATTCACTGAATACTGATTTAGATATCCATCTCAACGAAAGCGGTGGACGCCCTTTGTCACCTTCTACCCGCCAGTTTATGGAGCCACGTTTTGGTGTTGATTTCGACCACGTTCGTCTGCACGCGGACCAGGATGCCAATCAAACAGCCTCACAGATTCAAGCAAAGGCATTTACCTATGGCCACCATATCTGGTTGGGAAAAGGGGAGAGTGAGAGCGACAGGACATTGATGGCACATGAATTGACGCATGTGGTACAGCAGGGTGCAGCCTATAATCGCCAGGTTCAGATGGCGCGTCTCCCTTGTACAAGTCGAAAAAAGATCGATGTGTATGCAGTGAATCTTCCCGGTTCGACAAGATCTATACATGACGATCTTACGATGGCAAACGATATTCTGTGCCAATGTGGGATAGAGATAAACGTTACTGGGGGTGTGTCCTGGGCAACGAATATTTTGGATATGAATGCACCCAATGGCGTACTGAATGAAGATGCTTCACCTACAGTAGATACAGCCGAAGTTCAGGCCATGACCGCTTACCGCCCCGGTGGCGACGTTATACACGCCTATTATGTACCGGCCAATACGTTGGCAGATAGAGGGGGATCCTACGGTTATACAGGTATGCATCCTAGCCTCCCTCACTCAGTCTCGCTAACTAACATTGCTGCAGTGGACACCTTGGCCCACGAGTTAGGTCATGTTTTACTTGATGATCCAAGTCATCACGCTAATCGTGATAACCTTATGGCGTCCGGAGGAATTAGAAATGTGGGTGTCGATGAATTGGAACAAACTCAGTGTAACCGAATGCCGTAACCCTTACTGAAGGAGTGACTGACCTATGCCAGGTGGCTTTGGCAACAAACCAAAAATCTTACGCGGCGCATTTGTTGAATACGGCATTAGCCTTCCACCGCTTGTGGTGGTGTTTCAATTTAATCCGATTCAGCTTACCCGCAACCGTAGTCTTACCTTCTCGGTTCCGAGCAGTGAGACTTCGGGAGGTGCATCAACCTCACTCAGGAAGTTTCATGAAAGACATGATGATCTGACTGATCTGCGTGACACCCAGCAAGTACAGGTGCAGGAAGAATCCATCGGCTTAGAAATCCGTTTAGATGCTACTGATAAATTAAACGAGGGAGACACTATCACAGAACAG is drawn from bacterium and contains these coding sequences:
- a CDS encoding DUF4157 domain-containing protein — its product is MIGTKEWKRQNGESSDMVKRRDDDAGLNPNPCGGCNTCHQMTRIHAMPTSHGRADDGGEGPDMQKPCASNFFQRNLGNSYMQAVTKGSVPMLQRKCACGGSCASCAEKEEALGKIQTKLTIGQVNDVYEQEADRVADQIIGMADSLMQAENEQPSAGINIQRITSDHNDSLNTDLDIHLNESGGRPLSPSTRQFMEPRFGVDFDHVRLHADQDANQTASQIQAKAFTYGHHIWLGKGESESDRTLMAHELTHVVQQGAAYNRQVQMARLPCTSRKKIDVYAVNLPGSTRSIHDDLTMANDILCQCGIEINVTGGVSWATNILDMNAPNGVLNEDASPTVDTAEVQAMTAYRPGGDVIHAYYVPANTLADRGGSYGYTGMHPSLPHSVSLTNIAAVDTLAHELGHVLLDDPSHHANRDNLMASGGIRNVGVDELEQTQCNRMP